The following is a genomic window from Chania multitudinisentens RB-25.
TCGGCAGGAATTCAAAGCGCGAGTGGAAGTTGTGCGCGCCGGTGAAGTAGTTCGGTGTAATCAGGCCACGGCTGGACAGCGCTGCACCGTCAGTACCGCCGCGCATCGGGATCACTTTTGGCGGAATACCATGTGCGGCTAATGCACCGAAAATCAGTTCGATGGCGCGTTTATCTTCGCCGATGGAATTGCTGATGTTGCTGTAAATATCCTGCACCGTGCAACTGACCTTGGCGCGTGGATAATGGGCGGCAACCTGTTGCACCACTGCTTGCAGACGCGCCTTGCGGGCGTTGAAGGCGGCCAGATCGAAATCCCGGATCGATACTTTTAAGGTGGCGTTATTGGCATTGGCAACCATGTCATTGAACCAGAAGTAGCCTTCGCGCCCTTCGGTGTGTTCCGGCGTATCATGAATATCAAACTGGTTGATAATATCGGTGGCGATGCGGATCGGGTTAATCAGCACGTTCTTTGCCGACATGGGGTGCGCGGTTACCCCTTCAATGCGGATTTCTGCCCCGGCGGCGTTGAAGTTTTCATACACCACTTCGCCCAGTTCGCAGCAGTCGATGGTATAGGCGAAATCAACCTCAAAACGCGCCAGATCCAGCGCTTTTGCCCCGCGCAGGCCAACTTCTTCGTCCGGTACAAAGGCCACCAGGATATCGCCGTGGCGATCGCTGGCGCTCAAATTAGCCAGCAACGTCATTACCACGGTAACGGCGGCTTTGTTGTCTGCGCCAAGCACGCTGGTGCCGTCGCTGAAAATAATCTCTTCATCGGGATAAGCCAGGATCTCCGGGTGCTCGGCGGTACGCAGCCAGATATCCTGCTCGCTGTTCAGGCACAGATCTTCCC
Proteins encoded in this region:
- the pepT gene encoding peptidase T, which encodes MSNAIAEQLTERFFRYLAVTSQSDAAASTLPTTAGQHDMAQLLAAELRQLGLENVQIDEHATVTARKPGNQPGAPRIGFITHIDTVDVGLAAEIHPQRLRFTGEDLCLNSEQDIWLRTAEHPEILAYPDEEIIFSDGTSVLGADNKAAVTVVMTLLANLSASDRHGDILVAFVPDEEVGLRGAKALDLARFEVDFAYTIDCCELGEVVYENFNAAGAEIRIEGVTAHPMSAKNVLINPIRIATDIINQFDIHDTPEHTEGREGYFWFNDMVANANNATLKVSIRDFDLAAFNARKARLQAVVQQVAAHYPRAKVSCTVQDIYSNISNSIGEDKRAIELIFGALAAHGIPPKVIPMRGGTDGAALSSRGLITPNYFTGAHNFHSRFEFLPISSFVKSYQVTRSICLLAARG